The Thermoflavifilum sp. genome contains a region encoding:
- a CDS encoding BrxA/BrxB family bacilliredoxin, producing the protein MYPAELVLPMKAELTENGFEELLTPEEVEQALARKGTTLVVINSVCGCSAGTARPGVLMALAHANKKPDYLVTSFAGFDFEAVEQIRKHLLPYPPSSPSIALFKDGKLVMMIERHMIEGRPAQVIAQSLIAAFDQYC; encoded by the coding sequence ATGTATCCTGCTGAATTGGTATTGCCGATGAAGGCCGAACTTACGGAAAATGGTTTTGAGGAGCTGCTCACTCCGGAAGAAGTCGAACAGGCGCTTGCGCGAAAAGGGACTACACTTGTTGTCATTAATTCAGTTTGTGGTTGTTCAGCTGGTACGGCGCGCCCTGGTGTGTTGATGGCTTTAGCTCATGCAAATAAAAAACCCGATTATCTGGTTACGAGTTTTGCGGGATTTGATTTTGAAGCAGTGGAACAAATACGTAAGCACTTACTTCCTTATCCGCCTTCATCGCCATCTATTGCATTGTTTAAAGATGGTAAACTGGTGATGATGATTGAAAGGCATATGATTGAAGGAAGGCCTGCACAGGTCATTGCACAGAGTTTGATTGCTGCATTTGATCAATATTGTTAG
- a CDS encoding prolipoprotein diacylglyceryl transferase family protein: protein MYPSLSDLLQDVFGIHVRLPIQTFGFFVAIAFLAAAYVLTIELKRREKSGWLKGIQEKYWVGKPPTVSDIVFHALIGFLLGFKFIGALFQWDAFVDQPQTYILSGAGSLPAGIILALLLAYSRYRSKKKHQLEKPVLREELVMPHQRVGDFTVIAAVGGLIGAKIFDSLENWHSYMQDPLHSFLSFSGLTFYGGLFVAGLGIAWYARKKQINLWQLADAFAPAMMLAYGLGRIGCHMAGDGDWGIYNSAYLNDGHGGVIPAPPGGFQQALHQYQDFFLLNYGSFDRVPHAYFLKPHWLSFLPDWLFAFTYPHNINNEGVPIPGCTGLHCAMLPVPVFPTPLYEITTCLILFGVLWYLRKRIFRPGLLTAIYLIMNGTERFLIELIRVNTKYDILGIRPTQAELISLLLIMAGVVLIGYVHRKHRPLQAIPVGSSKRSGY, encoded by the coding sequence ATGTATCCATCTTTATCAGATTTATTACAGGATGTTTTTGGTATTCATGTTCGATTGCCCATTCAAACTTTTGGTTTTTTTGTAGCCATCGCTTTTCTGGCTGCAGCTTATGTGTTAACAATCGAATTAAAACGAAGAGAAAAATCAGGCTGGTTGAAGGGAATCCAGGAAAAGTACTGGGTGGGCAAGCCTCCAACTGTTTCCGATATCGTTTTTCACGCACTCATCGGGTTTCTGTTAGGCTTTAAGTTTATTGGTGCCTTGTTTCAATGGGATGCTTTTGTAGATCAGCCGCAGACTTATATTCTTTCCGGTGCGGGAAGCCTGCCTGCAGGAATTATACTGGCCCTGTTGCTGGCATATTCGCGATACAGGAGCAAGAAAAAACACCAGCTTGAGAAGCCCGTTTTACGCGAAGAGCTGGTGATGCCGCATCAGCGGGTGGGCGATTTTACGGTCATAGCTGCTGTTGGGGGATTGATCGGTGCTAAGATCTTCGACAGTCTCGAGAACTGGCACAGTTACATGCAGGATCCGCTGCATAGTTTTTTATCCTTTAGCGGACTTACTTTTTATGGTGGTTTATTTGTTGCCGGTCTGGGCATCGCCTGGTATGCCCGTAAAAAGCAGATCAATCTATGGCAACTTGCCGATGCTTTTGCTCCGGCCATGATGCTGGCCTATGGCCTGGGTAGAATCGGTTGTCATATGGCTGGTGATGGTGATTGGGGTATTTATAATAGCGCTTATTTGAATGATGGCCATGGTGGCGTGATTCCCGCTCCTCCTGGAGGATTCCAGCAGGCCCTCCATCAATATCAGGATTTTTTTCTGCTCAATTATGGAAGCTTCGACCGGGTTCCGCATGCGTATTTTTTGAAACCCCACTGGCTCTCATTCTTACCAGATTGGCTTTTTGCCTTTACATATCCGCATAATATCAACAACGAAGGAGTGCCCATACCCGGCTGCACCGGCCTGCACTGTGCCATGCTCCCTGTGCCTGTATTCCCGACGCCTTTGTATGAAATTACGACCTGTCTGATATTATTTGGTGTGCTATGGTATCTCAGGAAACGCATCTTCAGACCGGGATTGCTTACCGCCATCTACCTGATCATGAATGGCACCGAACGCTTTTTGATTGAACTTATCCGGGTAAACACCAAATATGACATCCTGGGTATCCGTCCCACCCAGGCCGAATTGATTTCGCTGTTGCTGATTATGGCAGGTGTGGTGCTGATAGGATATGTCCATCGCAAACACCGCCCATTACAGGCAATCCCCGTCGGCTCATCGAAACGCTCCGGGTATTAA
- a CDS encoding SGNH/GDSL hydrolase family protein, translated as MLLSVFSIAHAQESFYTGDDARIQYVGRIDFTQPHQPRLWLPGSYFCFYTRDNQVQLIIEDEQLYGQHQNYLEIVIDGKPLQRIHLTRRVDTILIHLPTDHSRSGHQVLICKDTESGNGFVACRGIICKKLLKPDPLPARKIECFGNSITCGFGADTSEIPCGKGAWYDQHNAYMSYGAVAARLLRAQWHLSAVSGIGLIHSCCQMQITMPEVYDKIDMREDSLPWNFANYQPNVVTICLGQNDGIQDSVAFCKAYVQFIHTLRKVYPHAYIICLNSPMADEKLNTVLKKYISSVCKAIQDEGDTMISYFFFTRRYNHGCGQHPDVREQQEMGKLLAAYIRSRMHW; from the coding sequence ATGTTATTATCCGTTTTTAGCATTGCACATGCACAGGAAAGTTTTTATACTGGAGATGATGCTCGCATCCAGTATGTGGGGCGAATCGATTTTACACAACCTCATCAACCACGATTGTGGTTGCCTGGAAGTTATTTTTGTTTCTATACACGAGACAATCAGGTGCAATTGATTATAGAAGACGAACAACTGTATGGCCAGCATCAGAATTACCTTGAAATTGTAATTGATGGTAAACCATTACAAAGAATTCATCTTACTCGACGGGTGGATACAATTCTTATCCATCTTCCTACCGACCACAGCCGATCAGGCCATCAGGTGCTGATCTGTAAAGACACGGAATCGGGAAACGGTTTCGTGGCTTGCCGGGGTATTATTTGTAAAAAACTATTGAAGCCCGATCCGCTTCCTGCAAGAAAAATCGAATGTTTTGGAAATTCCATCACCTGTGGATTTGGTGCCGACACCTCCGAAATTCCCTGTGGAAAAGGAGCCTGGTATGATCAACACAATGCTTATATGAGTTATGGTGCGGTTGCCGCCCGTTTGCTACGGGCACAGTGGCATCTCAGTGCAGTTTCGGGAATTGGATTGATTCACAGTTGCTGTCAGATGCAAATTACCATGCCCGAAGTATATGATAAGATAGATATGCGTGAAGATAGTTTACCCTGGAATTTTGCAAATTATCAACCCAATGTAGTAACCATCTGCCTCGGACAGAATGATGGTATTCAGGATTCTGTTGCATTTTGCAAAGCTTATGTACAGTTTATTCATACTTTGCGAAAAGTTTATCCGCACGCTTATATTATCTGTTTAAATAGTCCGATGGCCGATGAAAAATTGAATACTGTTTTAAAGAAATATATTTCATCCGTTTGCAAAGCCATACAGGATGAAGGGGATACAATGATCAGTTATTTTTTCTTTACCCGTCGTTATAACCATGGTTGTGGCCAGCATCCCGATGTGCGGGAGCAACAAGAGATGGGAAAATTACTGGCTGCATATATTCGTTCACGTATGCATTGGTAA